Proteins encoded within one genomic window of Dyadobacter chenhuakuii:
- a CDS encoding alpha/beta hydrolase, whose product MNLKYISTTLLTLGLSLILRFTADAQTSEEKPLWPSGITDNPVKYATGEEVVNFDVNPQSLSKKNRVFRKVSVPTYVLHLPPPGKETGVAVVICPGGGFVDNWFDREGTDLALWLKERGVASLVLKYRLNTRDSSKNFVIPRETYFAAAFDDAKQAIITLRKDAAKLKIDPNKIGIAGFSAGGTLAVELAATDEINAGPGTVSWKPNFAGLFYAAFLKTYTVRKESCPPVFLINAHDDRLTTAAKCVDFYSSLLKAEIPAEMHIYNKGSHGFAMDFTKGETLKYWPESFLGWLKDIGMVQKK is encoded by the coding sequence ATGAACCTGAAATACATATCAACAACGCTTTTAACACTCGGTCTTTCACTAATCCTGCGATTTACCGCTGATGCCCAGACATCCGAAGAAAAACCACTGTGGCCATCGGGTATCACAGATAATCCCGTGAAATATGCTACTGGCGAAGAGGTGGTTAATTTCGATGTAAATCCTCAGTCGCTTTCAAAAAAGAACCGGGTCTTTCGCAAAGTGTCCGTTCCTACTTACGTTCTGCATTTGCCACCGCCGGGAAAGGAAACGGGGGTCGCCGTAGTGATATGTCCCGGAGGCGGTTTTGTAGATAACTGGTTCGATCGGGAAGGAACTGACCTTGCACTTTGGCTAAAAGAACGGGGCGTGGCATCGTTGGTGTTAAAGTATCGCCTGAATACCAGAGATAGCAGCAAAAACTTTGTAATCCCCAGAGAAACCTATTTCGCAGCTGCATTCGATGACGCAAAGCAGGCCATTATCACTTTGCGAAAAGATGCAGCTAAACTTAAAATTGATCCCAATAAAATTGGCATAGCAGGTTTTTCGGCGGGTGGAACCTTGGCGGTGGAACTAGCAGCAACCGACGAAATCAATGCAGGACCCGGCACGGTTAGCTGGAAACCCAATTTCGCAGGTCTTTTCTATGCTGCATTTCTAAAAACTTATACGGTTCGAAAGGAAAGTTGTCCCCCGGTTTTTCTCATCAATGCCCACGACGATAGGTTAACCACAGCCGCCAAATGTGTTGATTTTTATTCATCGTTATTGAAAGCAGAAATTCCAGCCGAAATGCATATTTACAACAAAGGCTCACATGGATTTGCCATGGATTTTACAAAAGGAGAAACCCTGAAATACTGGCCTGAGAGCTTTTTAGGGTGGTTAAAGGACATTGGGATGGTTCAGAAAAAGTAA
- a CDS encoding serine hydrolase domain-containing protein, protein MKKIYLSIALFAAFNSTIAQQKSPAPQTLNYKAELQATGTSEDKTKRIDSLLQSFIDQKKASSIVGFVAKGGNVVYNKAFGYKDVENKVPAAVDDYYILFSQTKAVTTVAFMTLVEKGLVSVDDPVSKYFPEISDKVATAIKEDGTFETRPVKTPMTFAHLMSHSSGISAGLVGKARRAEMEKKNAAATSGATPPAGPGQRTGGAGNSKYLKDEMIALAKYPLGFDPGSEWSYHISTNMLAYMVELISGKSLREYVKSTVLDPLGMTETDWYYEPSKMSRFVKAYSDIDGKLVPESNKYSETTISPVQTYAEGAIGLNGPIGDYAKFCQMLLNKGEYNGKRILKPETIELMTKVNRLPEVNSGGKGFQFGLGFELYNAEKKPVPEVSNTAFAWGGLYGTDYIIDPENNMIVLFYLNMPKHEPMYKPFLSKAYQLFK, encoded by the coding sequence ATGAAAAAAATCTATCTAAGCATTGCGCTTTTTGCTGCATTCAACAGCACAATAGCGCAGCAAAAATCGCCCGCGCCGCAAACATTAAACTACAAAGCGGAACTCCAAGCCACCGGTACGAGCGAAGACAAAACAAAACGCATTGACTCGCTGCTGCAAAGTTTTATTGATCAGAAAAAGGCGAGTAGCATTGTAGGTTTTGTCGCCAAAGGTGGGAATGTGGTTTACAACAAAGCATTTGGCTATAAAGATGTTGAAAACAAGGTTCCGGCCGCTGTGGACGATTACTATATCCTGTTTTCTCAAACCAAAGCAGTGACGACCGTCGCTTTTATGACGCTGGTGGAAAAGGGATTGGTTTCGGTTGATGATCCGGTTTCAAAATATTTCCCAGAGATATCCGATAAAGTGGCGACAGCCATTAAAGAAGATGGGACATTTGAGACAAGGCCGGTGAAAACGCCGATGACATTTGCGCACCTGATGTCGCACTCTTCGGGAATCAGCGCCGGGCTGGTAGGAAAGGCTCGTCGCGCCGAAATGGAGAAGAAAAATGCCGCTGCAACCTCAGGAGCCACACCACCGGCAGGACCTGGACAGCGGACAGGCGGCGCTGGCAATTCGAAATATCTCAAAGATGAAATGATCGCGCTTGCAAAATATCCATTGGGTTTTGATCCGGGCAGTGAGTGGAGTTACCATATCAGCACCAATATGCTGGCTTATATGGTGGAGCTCATTTCGGGCAAAAGCCTGCGTGAATATGTTAAATCAACGGTTTTGGATCCATTGGGGATGACCGAAACAGACTGGTATTATGAGCCCTCGAAAATGAGCCGGTTCGTGAAGGCTTACAGTGATATTGATGGCAAATTGGTGCCGGAATCCAACAAGTATAGTGAGACCACGATCAGCCCGGTACAAACTTATGCCGAGGGCGCTATTGGTTTGAACGGACCTATCGGCGACTATGCCAAATTCTGCCAAATGCTGCTCAACAAAGGCGAGTACAATGGCAAGCGCATTCTCAAACCCGAGACTATTGAGCTGATGACTAAAGTAAACCGCTTGCCTGAGGTGAATTCTGGCGGAAAAGGCTTTCAGTTCGGGCTTGGATTCGAGCTCTATAATGCAGAAAAAAAACCGGTTCCGGAAGTTTCCAACACCGCATTTGCCTGGGGTGGATTGTACGGGACGGATTACATTATCGATCCGGAAAACAATATGATCGTGCTCTTTTACCTGAACATGCCGAAGCACGAGCCTATGTATAAACCATTTTTGAGCAAAGCTTATCAGCTCTTCAAGTAA
- a CDS encoding alpha-galactosidase produces the protein MYKHIFNSVFLAVTASSSFAQNAPTIIPIETRQNVLVLQTDKDNHLEITYFGKKLSQPAEYKLIPSQSRQQDGNAGIYSSAYTPAGTWNVSEPALQLTHGDGNKSLDLVYVSHKTVKENDNVSLTSIVLKDPVYAVEVTLFYKTYFQENVVEQWSVIKSEEKKPVTLQKYASANLYFIAKDYYLTHYNGTWAKEMNPEEEQLTAGIRVLDSKLGTRANLYQPPTFSLSFDKPATETEGKVLLGTLAWSGNFKMEFEVDSYHNLRLIAGINPYSSEYPLAPKQEFKTPSFIYTFSENGKGEASRNLHNWARKYRILDGEGTRMTLLNNWEATYFDFNENKLSELFKDGKKLGVDLFLLDDGWFANKYPRNTDGAGLGDWQENVKKLPNGIGYLVKEAQKTGIKFGIWVEPEMVNPKSELYEKHPDWVIKQPQRPEHYMRNQLPLDLSNPEVQDFVYGILDKLFTENPDIAYIKWDCNATTFNPYSAYLEKNKQSQGKLYVDYVKGLYKVLEKLRAKYPKVPMMLCSGGGGRVDYEALKYFTEFWPSDNTDPLERVFMQWEYSYFFPSIAQSAHVTDWGKQPLKFRTDVAMMGRLGYDIVVSHLNEKDLQFSQQAVANYNAVKDVIFQGDLFRLIDPKKNDYAALMYAAKNKSKAILFSYLVGNRNGDGSDTPIRLEGLDATKNYKVRELNLYPGTKSAIKEDQVYSGEYLMTAGFNPVVNARRTSVVLEIEAI, from the coding sequence GTGTATAAGCATATTTTTAACAGCGTATTTCTGGCGGTAACCGCATCCAGCTCTTTTGCCCAGAATGCGCCAACCATTATTCCGATTGAAACCAGACAGAATGTGCTGGTCTTGCAAACTGACAAGGATAATCATCTTGAAATCACTTATTTCGGAAAAAAACTAAGTCAGCCCGCAGAGTACAAACTCATTCCATCTCAGAGCCGCCAACAGGATGGAAATGCGGGGATTTATAGCTCGGCTTATACTCCGGCGGGAACGTGGAATGTCTCCGAACCCGCGCTGCAGTTGACGCATGGCGATGGAAATAAATCACTGGATCTTGTTTATGTAAGCCACAAAACCGTAAAGGAAAACGACAATGTCAGTCTAACGAGCATTGTTTTGAAAGATCCGGTGTATGCAGTGGAGGTGACACTTTTTTACAAAACATATTTCCAGGAAAATGTGGTGGAGCAGTGGAGTGTGATCAAAAGCGAAGAGAAGAAACCCGTAACGCTTCAAAAATACGCTTCCGCCAATCTCTATTTCATCGCAAAAGATTATTATCTGACGCATTACAATGGCACATGGGCCAAAGAAATGAACCCGGAAGAAGAGCAATTGACAGCCGGAATCCGGGTGCTGGATTCCAAACTGGGAACACGCGCCAATCTTTATCAGCCGCCTACGTTTTCCCTGTCTTTTGATAAACCGGCAACAGAAACGGAAGGGAAAGTTCTCTTGGGAACACTGGCCTGGTCAGGCAATTTCAAAATGGAATTTGAGGTTGATTCGTATCATAATCTGCGCTTGATCGCGGGTATAAATCCATACTCCTCAGAATATCCGCTCGCACCGAAACAGGAATTTAAAACACCTTCATTTATCTACACATTCTCAGAAAACGGAAAAGGAGAAGCCAGCCGCAACCTGCATAACTGGGCCAGAAAATACCGCATCCTAGACGGGGAGGGCACCAGAATGACGCTTTTGAATAACTGGGAGGCCACTTATTTTGATTTTAATGAAAACAAACTTTCTGAGCTTTTCAAAGATGGCAAGAAGCTGGGCGTTGATCTGTTTTTGTTGGACGATGGCTGGTTTGCCAACAAATATCCAAGAAACACCGACGGAGCCGGCTTGGGAGATTGGCAGGAAAATGTAAAGAAATTGCCAAACGGGATTGGCTATCTGGTGAAGGAAGCGCAGAAAACAGGAATCAAATTCGGGATCTGGGTTGAGCCGGAAATGGTGAATCCAAAAAGTGAGTTGTACGAAAAACATCCGGATTGGGTGATCAAACAACCGCAGCGGCCCGAACATTACATGCGCAACCAGCTGCCGCTGGATTTGTCAAACCCGGAAGTTCAGGATTTTGTGTATGGCATTCTGGATAAACTGTTTACGGAAAATCCGGACATCGCCTACATCAAATGGGACTGCAATGCAACCACATTCAACCCTTACTCAGCTTACCTCGAAAAAAACAAGCAAAGTCAGGGCAAGCTTTATGTTGACTATGTAAAAGGACTGTATAAAGTTCTGGAAAAGCTGCGGGCGAAATATCCGAAAGTGCCCATGATGCTTTGCTCGGGCGGCGGTGGCCGGGTGGATTATGAAGCGCTGAAATATTTCACAGAATTCTGGCCCAGCGACAACACCGACCCATTGGAACGTGTGTTTATGCAATGGGAATATTCCTACTTCTTTCCCTCGATTGCGCAAAGCGCACACGTAACCGATTGGGGAAAACAGCCTTTAAAATTCCGTACCGATGTGGCAATGATGGGCCGGCTGGGTTATGACATTGTAGTCAGTCATTTAAATGAGAAAGATCTGCAATTCAGCCAGCAGGCAGTCGCCAATTACAATGCAGTCAAAGACGTCATTTTCCAGGGTGATCTTTTCCGGTTGATCGACCCTAAGAAAAACGATTACGCTGCATTGATGTATGCGGCGAAAAACAAATCCAAAGCCATTCTATTCTCCTATTTGGTCGGAAACAGAAATGGTGACGGTTCTGATACGCCGATCCGGCTGGAAGGTTTGGACGCAACGAAGAATTATAAAGTACGAGAATTGAATCTCTATCCTGGGACCAAATCTGCCATCAAAGAAGATCAGGTTTATTCAGGAGAATATCTGATGACGGCCGGTTTCAATCCGGTTGTTAATGCGAGAAGAACGAGTGTAGTGTTGGAGATTGAGGCGATTTAG
- a CDS encoding PQQ-dependent sugar dehydrogenase, whose amino-acid sequence MSKSDNFCNQYAVLKPSLHFFALLSLLLTTESLLAQTPKKPEANRFTKVVLAQRLEEPMQFQILKDGRVLYAERKGKLKVYDPKSQAMETVAEFAVSTKYVNKAGEVTEGEDGMQGVILDPDYDKNHWIYIYYSLAGDEAKNVLVRYEWHGKELLEGSRKVVLEVPVQREECCHVGGGMLFDKDKNLYLTTGDNTFSRASDGFAPLDERPGESPRDSQKSSPNTNDLRGKILRIHPEPDGSYTIPKGNLFPPGTPQTKPEIYTMGNRNPWRPTIDSKTGWLYWGEVGPDGSRDDLEKRGPQSYDEFNRAKGPGFYGWPYFVANNKAYVKYDFATKVSGAPFDPAHPVNNSPNSTGLKELPAAQPAFIWYSKAQSQEFPLMESGGNSAVGGPVFRKDDFKNASRLFPAYYEGKWFITDWVRGWVNVVEMDENGEYKSMERFLPDLKLKGPIDMKFGPDGDLYVLEYGNGYFKDNPEAELIRIEYNSGNRKPLVEASASKTAGALPMQVTLSSEGTKDFDEDDALQYEWVVSKNKAVFKTLKEANPSITFTTPGTYQATLTVTDKAGEKNTKSVEIKAGNEPPVVEFKITKGNSTFYFPGKSIDYEVRVSDKEDGSLANKNIAPSQVSVSTNYLSEGFNLTRIAQKQMSVDASAQYATAISLINNGDCKACHAIKEKVLGPSFTAISAKYKGDPTAIAGLSKKILNGGSGVWGDAFMPAHPTMAESDVKGIVRYIMSLSDAPKPAKTLPVKGTYTTVVPKGDTEGSFIFRAAYADRGTKTASSQSSEATLVLRNPVVPVTLADQVKDISFNNDSTMAFVRNSGASFRLKGTDLTGIKQIEIIRASGRNAPTPPSGTIEAHAGSADGVLLGKFSGEYSDKMILDIAAGAASGVKDVYFVFTGAPIRIKAVRFGAGE is encoded by the coding sequence ATGTCAAAATCAGACAATTTCTGCAATCAATATGCAGTGCTGAAACCTTCACTGCACTTTTTTGCATTGCTAAGCTTGCTTTTAACTACTGAAAGTTTACTCGCACAAACACCTAAAAAACCGGAAGCAAACCGGTTCACCAAAGTAGTTCTTGCGCAACGACTTGAAGAGCCCATGCAGTTTCAAATCCTGAAAGACGGCCGGGTACTTTATGCGGAGCGGAAAGGCAAGTTGAAGGTGTATGATCCAAAGTCGCAGGCTATGGAAACGGTGGCTGAGTTTGCCGTTAGTACAAAATATGTGAATAAAGCGGGCGAAGTTACCGAAGGGGAAGATGGGATGCAGGGCGTGATCCTGGATCCGGATTATGACAAAAATCACTGGATTTACATTTACTACTCGCTGGCTGGCGACGAGGCGAAAAACGTGCTTGTGCGTTACGAGTGGCACGGTAAGGAATTGCTGGAAGGCTCGCGAAAAGTGGTTTTGGAAGTGCCGGTGCAGCGGGAGGAATGCTGCCACGTGGGCGGAGGAATGCTTTTCGACAAAGATAAAAACCTGTATCTGACGACGGGCGATAATACGTTTTCCCGTGCTTCTGATGGTTTTGCTCCCCTTGATGAAAGACCGGGAGAATCACCCCGCGATTCCCAAAAGTCATCTCCGAACACGAATGATTTAAGAGGGAAAATCTTGCGCATTCATCCTGAACCAGACGGCTCGTATACAATTCCAAAAGGCAACCTTTTTCCTCCCGGAACGCCGCAGACCAAACCTGAGATTTATACGATGGGCAACAGGAACCCCTGGCGGCCAACGATCGATTCGAAAACCGGCTGGCTGTATTGGGGAGAAGTAGGCCCGGATGGTTCGCGCGATGACCTGGAAAAACGCGGACCGCAATCCTACGATGAATTCAACCGCGCCAAAGGACCAGGATTTTACGGGTGGCCGTATTTTGTAGCCAATAACAAGGCTTACGTGAAATATGACTTCGCTACCAAAGTTTCCGGTGCGCCTTTTGACCCTGCTCATCCGGTCAACAATTCTCCCAACAGCACTGGTTTAAAGGAGCTTCCAGCTGCGCAGCCTGCATTTATATGGTATTCAAAAGCACAAAGCCAGGAGTTTCCGCTCATGGAAAGCGGCGGTAACAGCGCAGTGGGCGGGCCGGTATTCAGAAAAGATGATTTCAAAAATGCATCACGATTATTTCCAGCATATTACGAAGGAAAATGGTTCATCACCGACTGGGTAAGAGGCTGGGTGAATGTTGTGGAAATGGATGAAAACGGCGAATACAAATCCATGGAGCGCTTTCTTCCTGACCTAAAATTAAAGGGGCCGATTGACATGAAATTCGGGCCGGACGGTGACCTGTATGTGCTGGAATATGGGAATGGATATTTCAAAGATAACCCGGAAGCCGAACTGATCCGGATCGAGTACAACAGCGGAAACAGAAAACCATTGGTAGAAGCATCAGCCAGCAAAACGGCGGGTGCGCTTCCCATGCAAGTCACGCTATCCTCGGAAGGCACCAAAGACTTTGACGAAGACGACGCGCTACAATATGAATGGGTCGTCAGCAAAAACAAAGCCGTTTTCAAAACGCTGAAAGAGGCGAATCCGTCTATCACATTTACTACGCCCGGCACTTATCAGGCAACTTTAACTGTCACGGATAAAGCCGGAGAAAAGAATACCAAATCGGTTGAGATAAAGGCAGGTAACGAACCTCCGGTGGTTGAATTTAAAATCACTAAAGGGAATTCCACCTTCTATTTTCCAGGAAAAAGCATTGATTATGAGGTGCGTGTGAGCGACAAGGAAGATGGCAGTCTTGCAAACAAGAATATTGCGCCTTCCCAGGTTTCGGTCAGTACGAACTATCTTTCCGAGGGTTTTAACTTAACCCGGATCGCGCAAAAGCAAATGAGCGTGGATGCTTCGGCGCAATATGCAACTGCGATTTCGCTGATCAATAATGGCGATTGCAAGGCTTGTCATGCTATTAAAGAAAAGGTTTTGGGGCCATCTTTTACGGCTATATCTGCCAAATACAAGGGTGATCCAACGGCAATTGCAGGTCTGTCCAAGAAGATATTGAATGGTGGTTCGGGCGTCTGGGGAGATGCATTCATGCCCGCGCACCCGACCATGGCGGAAAGCGACGTGAAAGGAATTGTCCGCTACATTATGAGCTTGTCGGACGCACCCAAACCGGCCAAAACATTGCCTGTAAAAGGCACTTATACGACCGTCGTTCCCAAGGGCGATACGGAAGGCAGCTTCATATTCCGCGCCGCATATGCCGATAGGGGCACAAAAACAGCGTCCTCGCAATCCTCGGAAGCAACGCTTGTCCTTCGCAATCCGGTAGTGCCAGTCACATTGGCCGACCAGGTTAAAGATATCAGTTTCAATAATGACAGTACGATGGCATTTGTAAGAAATTCCGGCGCGTCTTTCAGGCTCAAAGGCACTGACCTGACGGGCATCAAGCAAATCGAAATTATCCGTGCATCCGGGCGGAATGCACCGACACCTCCTTCGGGAACGATCGAGGCACATGCTGGCAGCGCCGATGGAGTTCTTTTGGGAAAATTTTCAGGTGAATACAGCGATAAAATGATACTTGACATTGCTGCCGGTGCAGCTTCTGGTGTAAAAGATGTTTATTTTGTCTTTACCGGAGCACCTATCCGAATTAAAGCTGTTCGTTTCGGTGCAGGTGAGTAA
- a CDS encoding cupin domain-containing protein has protein sequence MKRNAFIGSMAVISSLPTLVFAKAAALRGVIAKVFKTKAGEGRKHGHIQLKGVNANVLDVKVSGSDTDGGFAIFEQTSLSQGRGTPLHVHPGQDEVFYVLEGAYEFLVDKERFSLTAGESIFLPRAVPHAWTQASAKGKMLVTLQPAGKLEDFFVQMAALTSDPSPQEIAKIFEQNEMKVVGPPLKLD, from the coding sequence ATGAAAAGAAACGCATTCATTGGCAGTATGGCTGTCATTAGTTCACTTCCTACCCTTGTATTTGCTAAGGCAGCGGCATTAAGGGGAGTGATTGCAAAAGTATTTAAAACGAAGGCGGGTGAAGGGCGTAAGCATGGGCACATTCAGTTGAAGGGCGTCAATGCGAATGTGTTGGATGTTAAGGTTTCGGGTAGTGATACGGATGGTGGTTTTGCGATTTTTGAGCAAACTTCGCTCAGTCAAGGCCGTGGAACGCCTCTACATGTGCATCCGGGCCAGGACGAAGTTTTTTATGTGCTTGAAGGCGCGTATGAATTTCTTGTTGATAAGGAAAGATTTAGCCTGACGGCTGGTGAGAGTATCTTTCTTCCGCGGGCAGTTCCCCACGCCTGGACCCAGGCATCGGCCAAAGGCAAAATGCTGGTGACATTGCAACCGGCTGGAAAATTGGAAGATTTTTTTGTGCAAATGGCGGCGCTAACCAGCGATCCTTCGCCTCAGGAAATTGCCAAAATATTTGAACAAAACGAAATGAAGGTGGTAGGGCCACCGTTGAAACTGGACTAA
- a CDS encoding PDDEXK nuclease domain-containing protein, giving the protein MIDSKSPEMSLIQDVVRILQSARQNAYRAVNTAMLEAYWQIGKRIVEEEQFGEIRAAYGEGIIKQLSKDLSREIGKGFSVANLENFRKFYLTFSDNQKSYAVRRELSWTHYRLIMRVEDPAARTYYENECADQMWSTRTLERNINSHYYQRLLSSQTRPETSILNQNSDKILSNDFIKDPYVFEFLNISEPINALEQDIEKALIGNLQHFLLELGKGFSFVGRQFRISTETSHFYIDLVFYNYLLKCFVLFDLKTGKLTHQDTGQMDMYIRMFDDLKKQDDDNPTIGIILCTEKDETVVKYSILNDSKQLFATKYMLYLPTEEELIAEIEREKRAIENTLEKERKIL; this is encoded by the coding sequence ATGATCGACTCCAAGTCTCCGGAAATGTCCTTAATACAGGATGTTGTTCGCATTTTACAATCTGCAAGACAAAATGCTTACAGGGCCGTCAATACAGCAATGCTTGAAGCTTATTGGCAGATAGGAAAAAGAATCGTGGAAGAAGAACAGTTTGGAGAGATCCGAGCTGCCTATGGAGAAGGCATTATCAAACAACTTTCCAAGGACCTAAGTCGCGAAATCGGTAAAGGGTTTTCAGTAGCGAACCTTGAAAATTTCCGAAAATTCTACCTAACTTTTTCTGATAACCAAAAATCTTACGCAGTGCGTAGGGAATTGAGCTGGACACATTACCGGCTCATAATGAGGGTCGAAGATCCTGCGGCACGAACATATTATGAGAATGAATGCGCCGATCAAATGTGGAGTACTCGGACGTTGGAGCGTAATATCAATTCCCATTATTATCAGCGTTTGCTCTCTTCTCAAACCAGGCCAGAAACATCGATTCTCAATCAAAATTCTGACAAAATTCTCTCTAACGATTTTATCAAAGACCCCTACGTTTTTGAATTCTTAAATATCTCTGAACCAATAAATGCATTAGAGCAAGACATTGAAAAAGCCTTAATCGGAAACTTGCAGCATTTTTTACTCGAATTAGGAAAAGGTTTTTCCTTTGTCGGACGACAGTTCAGAATAAGCACAGAAACAAGTCATTTTTATATTGACCTCGTTTTCTACAACTATCTTCTTAAATGCTTTGTACTTTTTGATTTAAAAACAGGCAAGCTAACACACCAGGATACCGGGCAAATGGATATGTATATTCGAATGTTTGACGACCTGAAAAAACAAGATGATGACAATCCCACGATCGGAATTATTCTTTGTACTGAAAAAGATGAAACTGTTGTAAAGTATAGTATTTTGAATGATAGCAAGCAGTTGTTCGCTACGAAGTACATGCTTTATTTGCCAACAGAGGAAGAATTGATTGCAGAAATTGAGCGGGAGAAGCGGGCTATTGAAAATACACTGGAAAAGGAACGCAAAATACTTTAA
- a CDS encoding glycan-binding surface protein, with protein MKNKYRSAVLFALLAFMAAFQISCKEDDLDNNGEPSITYVRVTNPASSDSLLVGALQSNLIAIVGENLQDVTEIWFNDQKAVLTPTYITSKSILVSVPAMVPKEISNKMRMIFSNGRTLNHDFEVQISEPELTGMNCEYVATGGIATINGNYFYPPLTVTFAGGATGELVSVTDQIIQVRVPQGALPGQVTVKTAFGETKSDFWFRDNRNIFLSNDPFTGWWNQAYVVTKPGAGDPVAINGNYIRVKEVVSGWQWKEVAGGPPDAMGPISKNIPDEAILRPADYNLKFEVNTLKPYNNNLLKINVGLAKDFITDAYQWAPPYDTKGEWRTVTIPFNEIAASYENLGVKMAVNPNGYYTRLLFHGGGDLDADISMDNFRVVPKILKK; from the coding sequence ATGAAAAACAAATATAGATCGGCCGTGTTGTTTGCCTTGCTGGCATTCATGGCTGCATTTCAGATTTCTTGTAAGGAAGATGACCTCGACAACAACGGTGAACCTTCCATTACTTACGTTCGCGTAACCAACCCGGCCTCTTCGGATTCGTTGCTGGTAGGCGCTCTTCAGAGCAATCTGATCGCAATAGTAGGGGAGAACTTGCAGGACGTTACCGAAATATGGTTTAATGATCAGAAGGCGGTTTTGACACCCACCTACATTACGAGCAAGAGCATTCTGGTGAGTGTTCCGGCCATGGTGCCGAAGGAAATCAGCAACAAGATGCGGATGATTTTCTCAAACGGCCGGACGCTCAACCACGATTTCGAAGTGCAGATCAGCGAACCCGAACTGACGGGAATGAACTGTGAATACGTGGCAACGGGTGGCATAGCGACCATTAACGGAAACTATTTTTACCCGCCGCTTACGGTCACATTTGCAGGAGGTGCAACGGGTGAGCTGGTTTCGGTAACCGACCAGATCATTCAGGTGCGCGTGCCTCAGGGCGCGCTGCCAGGGCAGGTGACGGTAAAAACTGCTTTTGGAGAAACAAAATCGGATTTCTGGTTCAGGGATAACCGCAACATCTTTTTGAGTAATGATCCTTTTACGGGTTGGTGGAACCAGGCATATGTGGTCACAAAGCCAGGCGCAGGCGATCCGGTGGCGATTAACGGGAATTACATTCGGGTAAAAGAAGTGGTCAGTGGCTGGCAGTGGAAGGAAGTTGCCGGAGGACCGCCCGACGCGATGGGGCCGATCAGCAAAAACATTCCCGATGAAGCGATCCTGCGACCAGCGGATTACAACCTGAAATTTGAGGTCAATACTTTAAAACCTTACAATAATAATTTGCTCAAAATCAATGTGGGGCTGGCAAAAGACTTTATCACAGACGCTTACCAGTGGGCACCGCCTTACGATACGAAGGGCGAATGGAGAACGGTTACAATTCCTTTTAACGAAATAGCAGCCAGCTATGAAAATTTGGGCGTAAAAATGGCTGTGAATCCAAACGGTTATTACACCCGGCTGCTTTTCCATGGCGGCGGAGACCTGGATGCCGATATATCCATGGACAATTTCAGGGTAGTGCCAAAAATTCTCAAAAAGTAA
- a CDS encoding XRE family transcriptional regulator, giving the protein MTHTTSNPKIHEGRNLKRFREMLAIKQDALAFELGEDWNQQKVSLLEQREKIDSDILEQVAAILKIPAEAIRNFDENQAITVISSTFNNNSAVVNNNPVFHPIDKIIQLHEEKIALYERMLREKDEMMERLEKLLTR; this is encoded by the coding sequence ATGACACATACTACCTCCAATCCCAAGATCCACGAAGGCCGCAACCTTAAAAGATTTCGGGAAATGCTCGCGATCAAACAAGACGCCCTCGCATTCGAACTAGGCGAAGATTGGAACCAGCAAAAAGTCTCCCTACTCGAACAAAGGGAGAAGATCGATTCCGATATTTTGGAGCAGGTGGCGGCGATTTTGAAAATCCCGGCTGAGGCGATTCGGAATTTTGATGAGAATCAAGCGATCACCGTTATTTCAAGTACATTCAATAACAATTCGGCTGTCGTAAATAATAATCCCGTTTTCCATCCAATTGACAAGATCATTCAACTTCATGAGGAGAAGATTGCTTTGTATGAGCGGATGTTGAGGGAGAAGGATGAGATGATGGAAAGGTTGGAGAAACTATTAACACGATGA